In a genomic window of Primulina huaijiensis isolate GDHJ02 chromosome 10, ASM1229523v2, whole genome shotgun sequence:
- the LOC140986726 gene encoding zinc finger protein ZAT9-like, with protein sequence METAHRCKLCFRNFANGKALEGHMRSHVMNLCTAKKGSKREKDEDPSENLDDSGSCLSISSRSSSGNEEGKRQSFEKGSVSGDPAEFCSVDVQDWESETDSSRKDLVIRRRSKRARYSRSVSGSDLKGTSTTYHVLQIKNSTASETTEALSSISDTTSEDEDVAYCLMMLSRDKWKREKKEKVLEDDYHEEYSDDVLKVKKGASKLRGKYRCKTCNEMFRSYQALGGHRASHKKIKVNPIASTSETALHGVHTAERVHECPFCDRVFASGQALGGHKRSHFVGAVPRIGGTLSIDLNLPALVDDDGT encoded by the coding sequence ATGGAGACTGCACACAGATGCAAGCTTTGTTTCAGAAATTTCGCTAATGGAAAAGCTCTAGAGGGGCACATGAGATCTCATGTCATGAATCTCTGCACGGCCAAAAAGGGATCCAAACGTGAGAAGGACGAGGACCCTTCCGAGAATCTCGATGATTCTGGATCGTGTTTGTCGATTTCATCTCGATCATCGTCCGGAAATGAAGAAGGGAAGAGGCAGAGTTTCGAAAAGGGATCGGTTTCGGGGGATCCTGCAGAGTTCTGTTCTGTTGATGTTCAAGATTGGGAGAGCGAAACCGATTCGTCGAGGAAAGATTTGGTGATCAGAAGAAGATCAAAGAGGGCTAGATATTCAAGATCAGTTTCAGGTTCTGATTTGAAGGGTACTAGTACTACTTATCATGTCCTACAAATCAAGAACTCAACCGCCTCGGAGACCACCGAGGCTTTGAGCTCGATTTCGGACACGACGTCGGAAGACGAAGACGTCGCTTATTGCTTGATGATGCTGTCCAGAGACAAGtggaaaagggaaaaaaaagaaaaggtgTTGGAAGATGATTATCATGAAGAATATTctgatgatgttttgaaagtGAAAAAGGGTGCTAGTAAACTTAGAGGCAAGTATAGGTGCAAGACATGTAACGAGATGTTTAGGTCCTATCAGGCTCTCGGTGGGCACAGGGCGAGCCACAAGAAAATCAAGGTCAACCCGATAGCGTCGACATCGGAAACGGCTCTCCACGGCGTCCATACGGCGGAGAGAGTACATGAGTGCCCTTTCTGCGATAGGGTGTTTGCTTCGGGGCAGGCACTTGGAGGGCACAAAAGGTCACATTTTGTGGGTGCAGTTCCAAGAATTGGCGGAACTTTGAGCATTGATCTCAATCTACCTGCGCTAGTTGATGATGATGGCACGTAG